In Maylandia zebra isolate NMK-2024a linkage group LG12, Mzebra_GT3a, whole genome shotgun sequence, a single genomic region encodes these proteins:
- the mrpl41 gene encoding large ribosomal subunit protein mL41 yields the protein MGVLSTLMRGLVRGADRMSEFTSKRGSRTHNKGRGARPAGRNLPSSKFLAIRAMIPEFVVPPLEGFKLRPYVSYRAPKGTEPPLTAQSLFDEVVAPQIKQDLEAGTFSKDQLVKYGFEPTQEGKLFKLYPKNYVR from the coding sequence ATGGGTGTGTTATCCACGCTGATGAGGGGGCTGGTGCGAGGTGCTGACAGGATGTCTGAGTTCACGAGCAAGCGTGGATCAAGGACTCATAATAAAGGCAGGGGCGCCAGGCCCGCTGGACGGAATCTCCCCAGCTCCAAGTTTCTAGCCATTCGGGCCATGATTCCGGAGTTTGTGGTGCCTCCTTTGGAGGGATTCAAACTCAGACCATATGTCTCATACCGTGCCCCGAAAGGAACAGAACCTCCACTCACAGCACAGAGTCTGTTCGATGAAGTTGTGGCTCCTCAGATCAAACAGGACTTGGAAGCAGGCACTTTCAGCAAAGACCAGCTAGTGAAGTATGGATTTGAGCCCACACAGGAGGGGAAGCTCTTCAAGCTCTATCCAAAGAATTATGTACGTTAA
- the dph7 gene encoding diphthine methyltransferase has protein sequence MAWKSKTRSLQVFDTELSADAVEWCPVSPNHSILACGTYQLQKGGGEEDATPSRIGRLYLFEFRHEGPMCPPLTELQRMDTAAILDLKWCHVPVSDRAVLGMATATGELQLYTLSRSQEGSHSLQSLSSLEVGAERLALSLDWSTGRLDSSDVRIVCSDSAGCISVLSLAEGALTTLSQWKAHDFEAWISAFSYWDTQLVYSGGDDCKLKGWDLRIGPSSPTFISKRHSMGVCSIHSNPHREHILATGSYDEQVLLWDGRNMRQPLSETPLGGGVWRLKWHPSHQHLLLAACMHNDFHILHCQQALEGSAGACPIVTSYILHSSLAYGADWSRLSLEDHTACSPPATEPKESPAENRGHLRIQYESPTASFDTSLEDDAGRYIPEGIAAPQTSPAPVPTLNPDEDAPSLSCLLASCSFYDHMLHVWRWDWMPDQALQES, from the exons ATGGCTTGGAAGTCGAAGACCCGCAGTCTACAGGTGTTCGACACGGAGTTGAGCGCTGACGCGGTGGAGTGGTGTCCTGTTTCACCCAACCACAGCATCCTGGCCTGCGGCACGTATCAGCTACAGAAAGGG GGAGGGGAAGAAGATGCCACCCCGAGCAGGATTGGTCGTCTCTACCTTTTTGAATTTCGGCACGAGGGACCGATGTGCCCCCCTCTCACAGAGCTGCAGCGCATGGACACCGCAGCCATTTTAGATTTGAAATG GTGCCACGTGCCTGTGTCAGACAGAGCAGTGCTGGGGATGGCAACAGCTACCGGGGAGCTGCAGCTGTACACACTGTCTCGCAGTCAG GAGGGTAGCCACAGTCTGCAGTCTCTCAGTAGTCTGGAGGTTGGAGCAGAGCGGCTGGCTCTGTCATTAGACTGGTCCACTGGAAGACTGGACAG CAGTGACGTGCGGATTGTGTGCAGTGACTCTGCAGGCTGCATCAGCGTGCTCTCTCTGGCTGAAGGTGCTTTAACAACACTGTCTCAGTGGAAAGCCCATGACTTTGAGGCCTGGATCTCTGCCTTCTCTTATTGGGACACACAGCTTGTGTACTCTG GTGGTGATGACTGTAAACTGAAAGGTTGGGATTTAAGGATCGGTCCCTCCAGCCCCACTTTCATAAGTAAAAG gcACTCGATGGGTGTGTGCAGTATTCACAGCAACCCTCATCGGGAGCACATTCTGGCTACAGGCAG TTACGATGAGCAGGTTTTGCTGTGGGATGGCCGAAACATGCGGCAGCCCCTGAGTGAGACTCCATTGGGTGGTGGAGTGTGGAGACTGAAGTGGCATCCCAGCCATCAGCACCTGCTGCTGGCAGCCTGCATGCATAATGACTTCCACATCCTTCACTGTCAGCAGGCTCTAG AGGGCAGTGCAGGAGCATGCCCCATTGTAACCTCATACATCCTCCACAGTTCCTTGGCATATGGAGCAGACTGGTCCAGGCTGTCCCTGGAGGACCATACTGCCTGTTCCCCGCCTGCCACAGAACCAAAGGAAAGCCCTGCAGAGAACCGAGGACACTTAAGGATTCAATATGAATCTCCCACTGCCAGCTTTGACACTTCCCTGGAGGACGATGCTGGTCGATACATCCCAGAGGGAATTGCAGCACCTCAGACCTCCCCTGCTCCAGTTCCCACCCTCAACCCTGATGAGGATGCTCCCTCACTGTCCTGCCTGCTGGCCAGCTGCTCATTCTATGACCACATGCTCCACGTGTGGCGCTGGGACTGGATGCCAGACCAGGCTTTACAGGAGTCATAG